In Rosa rugosa chromosome 4, drRosRugo1.1, whole genome shotgun sequence, the genomic stretch CTCACTGAAAATGATTCTCATCTTTCATTCTCATTTTTATCACTTCCAGTTGTCTAAGAAAGAACCAATCACTCATAATCACTGGTTTTATAATGAGTAGAAAGTTGGAATAAAATACAgagatcaaaatataaaatgatGGACATAAACCTGGTCGTGAACACCACATATTGACCACATGCAACCAACATATCCATTGGGATCCCTTCCATCTATTTCATACTGCAAGAAGTTTTATCAGCCAAAGAGGTCTAGGTGAAAATTTGGCAACAGCCTCCATATAAGCGTAATAAAATTGTACTTGCATACCTTGTTATTTAAATATATGGATATTTCAAGGGCTTCTTCGGGTCCTCTTGTCCACTCAAGGATCTTTTTTGCCCAATACATCCTGCAGATGAAACAATAACTTAAACTTGCTCTCCTGACATTAAATACTAAACAGAACCAACAGCATGACATTGGTATGTGAAACAAGCAACATACATACTGATTAGATCTTAATGAAACTCTAGTCATCAATGCAAGCACTATGTGATGCCATGCTCAGCAAATAGAAGAACTGCTTAACTGGGACAAGCAAACTGGGACCATAATACTCAAAGGATATTCTATGAGATTTTAAATATTAGAAACAAGAAAACTCTGATCAGAGTAGTAAACCATTTAACCTGACAGAGAATAGTTCCTTACCGCATAAAACCATGCATCTTCCCGTAATGAACCATCTCACATTGGGAGGCATTCCAGAGCTGAAAAGcaggagaagaagaaacagaaggtgATAAGAAAATGATACAGCAGACAACCTGATATACAACAGAGGAGACACGCAAATACATAAGCTTTATGAAGTAGAAGCACAGTTAACTTACAGGATCAGCAGTTTGTGCCTTCTCCAATTGCTCCCTCCTGCAATTTAGAAATTTTACACACTTCATAACCATTATCGCTTCAGAAACAACAATCAACATATAGCAACAAAGGACAACTAATATACTGACGTGTAAATATGTTCTCGCTTATCCGAAGCATGGTCCATTAAGGTCTTACGTGCCCATTCCCATGCCCCTTGCAATGAATCATATTGAGGCTGGTAAAAGCAGTAGTTGTCAGCAAGTTCTCTGCGCACAATCAACTCCTCTAAAAATGCATCCACTGCCTTATAATAGCAAGTAAAAGTAGGAAAATAAGCAACATATCATATACAATAAACCACTTCACATGAAGCAAGAGTAGAATTATAGAAAGACGGCACCAAATTGCAGATAATTCTGGACACAGCAAAGTCAGAACAGATAAGGAAAATgtaaaagcaaaaacaaatGTTCAATATGAATTTAAAATCACAAACCAGGGGACTGAGTTTTCGGACACTGCGTGCCTCCAAGGCACACCTCTGAGCAGATATTTGCCCAAAATGCAAATATGGAGAAAGACCAGACACCCCTCTTGGTTTCAAAGGGTTATTCCGGTCCGATGAATAACCCTTCAGCCTTTTTGTCAAGAATCCATTTTTGCTACCCTTCAAAACTTCCATTGCTGCCTTTTCGCCTGGTTCGCACCAGTCCACTTCAGGAACTTCTGCTCCTTTCCTAGTCACACAAGAAAACCATCAACAACAGAAACCCCAAAATTCCCCAAGCATGTCAACAAAATTTAAACGACACCTAACCTTAAAACTTCATCAATAAGACCATCCCAATCAATCGCCGGACTTGTACCCACCCATTTTGCAATCGGTGGCTGCAATGTAGGAAACTCAATAAGGTACTCAGGCAGCCTTTTATTTATCTTACTCCTTATAGTCCTAGCACTATACTCCAACTTCTCCGATGCCGCCCAAACGGGCACCACATTGTGGGCATCAACTTCATGTATGGTCACAAAATCACCAACCCTATTGCATATTTCCTCTTTACATTTCTGAACCTCCCTTAAAGGTGAAAAATCTGTTACTAATAGTGAAGCCCCACATTCCCTCACAAAATTGGGTATAGTCTCCTCCGCTTCTCCCTGTATGTAAAACCCACCATTAAACCTCTATACACACAAAAAAGCCCCAATTTTTCCAataaacacaaacaaacaatttccaaaatttcTAAAGCATAAATGTCAATTGAACCAAATGGGTATCTAAAAATTCAATCTTTTAAATTACCCGGACGAGAAAAAATGGAATCTGATGCGATTCTTCAAGATCAGGATGCAATTGTCGCAAGCCCCTCAGCATAAACCCTAAATGGCGGGCTTTGGCGCCAAGAAATTGATCGAACAAATTGAAGGCCACGGCGACCGGGACATGGGCCTTGTTGGCCTCTTCAACGGCGTGGATCAACGCCCAGTTGTCTTTGACCCGTTGGTCTCTGAACATCCAGTAAACCACGGGACCCGGATTCGGGTCGACCGGTTTCGCCCCTTGCTTTAGGACCCGAAACCGACCCGGTTGGACGGAGGCGGTGTTTGCGGCCATGGAGGAGTAGAAGGGAACCGGAATGTGCTTGCTAATTTGCGCCGGCGGTGTACGGAGAATGTGGGCCAGGGTGCGTGTAGgttaaaagagagagagaaaatcagAGAAGGTGAAAATggggaaggaggagaggagAAAAAAGGAGGGAAACGAAACGGTTAAAGGTGTGGTTTTGAATATAGATACGTGGATTGATTAGAGCGAAGAGTTTGGTCGTTAGTGTAGTTCCTTGGTGGATCAGGCCCAAAATAAGTTCTCGACCCAAAGTGAAGGGAGTGTTGTAATATTTGAAGAGGGCCCAAGATAAGTTGTTTCCCGGATCAAAGGGCTTGTTGGTAGAATGTGAACTTGCTTAGCTTCATAGCTTGCAGGAGGCAGTGTCTAGCTGATTGGGTTCAGTTTGCACCTTCCATCTTTTCTCATATTCTATTGTATGATGTCGCCATGCCAGACGTGATCCGACTTAGTTTGTTTTCCTTCTCGACTCCCCTTTTTCTTCTATGTTTTGGGCAGGGGGTTttagctctgttttttttttttttctttggtgtttgtttcaatgaattattttttgttcaaaaaaaaatgtgaagaaaaaaataaaaaagttaaaaactatAACAATAACTTTTAAAAAATCCAATATTATGGTTGTTATCCAAAAATTTGGAATAAAGTACACGAAGTTTGGTCAACATAGCATGTTCTTGTTTTCTTATTAAAAAATTTCAACTCTCAAATAATGATTTTTGAATACTTTTCGAAATGACAGAACTCAAAAATCATAACACAATTTTGTCTACGAATTTTCAAAGTCAAAAGCCATAAAattcataaaataaaaattcagcCAAGGTTTGGTGTTCCATCAATGGAACAAACTCTTAAAATTATGCTGTACAAATGGTGAGCTTATGGTATAGAAGAAAGTTTTCTGAAAAATGTGAGGAAACAAATATATATGGTCTATTATCCTTCAATAGTAGCTTGTTGAGCATCTTAATTCCAAAATACAATTGGccaaaaaaaacagaagaaaaaaatacaaattttCTTGTAATGTCAACCCCAGCAACTCATTACCAAAATAGAGATATCATCTGGTGTTTACCAGAAGTGTCTTTCCTTCACTTTATTTTCCTATTATTGCTCAGAAAGCATTATAATATGTCCAGGACTAACTGTACTTTTGGTTCCCCAAATACATGGCTTTAAAAACCCTACACTCTAATTAGATTCCAATTCTTGGTGCCTCAATTAGCGCATGCTTGCTTACTATTTCGATGACAATAGTATGTGTTAATCATTAGAGTTTATATAGGATATATATGTATTCAACCAATTTTGAGCTAATAATATCTAAAAGCTAATGCCATTCTTAAACAATTAATTGGCAGAGTACGTCCCACTAAATTTCTTTTGTGCCAAGCAATCCAATGAGTTGGGAATACATACACCTACCAAATCTCCTTTCCAAGATCTTATACAATTAGTAATGGAGTAGTGAGCCAACTAAAGCTGATACTTAGTTTTTCTTATACAAAATGAAGCACATGCACTTATATATACACACTTAATTAATTGTGATGTTATAATAGGAAGAGAATACATAATCAAATGAAAGCACAATTGACTACTGAAAAAGCTGAAaagggaaaataaaataaagggtgTTTCAATCTAATTATGGTATATGCCCGACAACGACAATATCACCAAAAGCAAGCTAATTTTTTCAGCCTAATACATTAATCAAATATCCATAACATAATTAGCATCAAATATCCATAATATAATTAGGCACCACGTTTATCTAGTTGTTAGTGTTTCTTGAATGCTAAGGGACTGTAACTGTGATCCAAATCCATTGAACCAGATCTGTCTAGCTCTCTccttgttaatttgtttgataACCTCAGAAGCTTAGAAGGGGTGCAGAAACCTGCATATATTACGGGTCACGAGCAGAAGATTAAGAAACTAATTAAGTGCAATTATTTGATAGAGGTGATCGAGTGATACATTATGTCCGCTAGTTAGGATAATGATCGATTTTGTTGAGTACAATGATTCTGCTAGGTCTTTGTTTGTGAAAGCCAAGTTTTAACTAACTAAAACACAAGAAAAGTTTGAGCACTAAACTGATAAGAAGGTCTATTCAGCCAGGGTCATACTTTGATTACCTTCATTAAGGTGCTAATAATTAGAAATGGTATATATATGTTTAGTTTTCAGAGCTTTCTCCAGGTCCTACATATAGATCCCAGGATTCACAATCATTTTATTCCGATTGAAACCAAATACCAAACTAAGCCGGACCATTTATCACCAGAAAGTCAGAGACAGTGCTATTAGTTAACTAGCTATGGTCTCGATGAGTCTGTTTGGAGCTGTAATACGTTCTGGCATGGGTTTGTTCCAGTTGATCATCCTAAAACTAGTTCTCTTAGCCTCTGTAAAACTAGTTGTGAGACTCTAGTGAGATAAATGCAcgttataaatttataattacCATGTACGTTAGGGATTTGCTCAACACTCTACGTACCTCTCTCCTCCGGTTAattcggtttttttttctttctctccagccgaagaaaaattaaataaagaaaaccTAGCTAGGGTATATAAGATCGTCTTGATTTGCTATATATACAATTAGCTGCATGTGAAATAACAGTAAAAGAAGATTAAGTATGTTCTTGAAAATTAAGCCAACATCTCGAGAAGCTGACCAGCAGCTTGTGGTAAAAATTAGTGGTCTGTCCAACCATTCCTGCATAAAGATACAGCAAATATATAGACCACTCAGTATTCACAAAGAGGATTATGTGATTTTCTATATACAGTTATCACTAGCTAGTGGTGCTCAgatgttttttttcttccagtTTGTTTATATTTCTACTTGGGAATATATTTTAAAGCCTACACTTACAGGGTAAGAAGATTTGTGCGATTAGTTTTTTCCTAGACTCAAAATACTTATGGGGTCTCAACAATGCATATATAAATTGATTTCCAATCTATTTCGATGACAATTTATTTAGAACATTACTCCATTGATCTTCCGGAAAACGCATTGTAGGCGATTATAAATTTTTTAATCTACCCATGACCATGAAAACATTACTCCGTTATcgttagaatatatatatgagtAATTAGAATTGGGATTAATTCTTTTGATGGGATCTATATATATGGTGCTGATTTATGtacccaaatatatatatatatatatatatatatatattataaaagATAAAACAACATACAGGGGAATACTTGTCTTTGGTACTAGAAGAAATTGACTACACAGTCCACAAGGACCACAACCTTACAAAACTCCAGCAGAGCCGGGGCTGGCATGGCTTGgttgttggagaaattgagaagaagaaacaatGAAACGCTAACTAGCTAGTTAGGTTATTGCAATTTAATTACTAGGCTATACTAGAAATGAACAATGAAGTAAGCGTTCAATAAAATGTTTCATAGAGAAATCGAGATAGGTAAGTTTAGctctaacaaaaagaaaattctgaATTCGTCTCTACTACGGATTATACTAAGTAGTAAGTACTAACATAGAAATATTCTGGGATAAAACTCCCTCATCAAGTTCATTGGGTTAATAATTAAGTTAGGCACTTGAGTCGCGGTAATGATTACAACAACATTAGTCATAAATTTCCTGTAACCTTCATTATTAACTATACAGAGCACAAAATATTCTAAAGCTCCAACAAAATCACCATTGTAAGCAAGAATAACTGGATAAAAAGACAAATGATGAGCAAGCATTGGAAGAGGGAAAGATTCTGGTATAATTAAAGAGAGACTAGTTAGTACTGTCTTCCTTCCAATACTAATCATTATATTTCCTTTCCCTGTACTCAAGAAAAATGAGTGGAGTGAATACATACACTGCTGAAGAAAAGCTTAAGCTAAGAAccagaaaaaaagagagagagattagttGGTGAGCAGTCAGTGTACTTGGTGAGCTTTACCGACAACAGTTTCTGTATCCTCCACTAAATAAATAATTAGGAGGAGATAGACCCAATGGTGGCAATAGAATACCCTAATAATAATTCTTTCTACTTTCCCTTACTCACTTCACTTCACTCAACAAAAAGTGCAGAAAGACAGAGACCCACAGCTCTTGAATAGTTGAGTACTTGATTGGGTGAGGTGGGTGTGAGTGAATGAGTGGGTGTTAATCCAACAGAAAGAGActgctgagagagagagagagttcataTTTGAATCCGCTGCTTGAAGGGGTTTGTATAATGAAAGCAAATGAATCATACAGAGGCTAGTTGGGTAGCTACCTTGAATAATCTGCAGAATGAGTGACCTTGCATGTACCCAAAAGATGCCGGAAAAATCTGTTTATGGCTTTCCATAATTGGTAAACTACTTTACTAGCTTGGAATTAAAAGAGTTGGTGACTAGCTATTTTGTCATTTAACTCACTACTAATATTTCACCAGTCCAATATGATCATTACCCCATTCTGACCATAATTTAAGTAGAACATAAAAGTTCATAGGTTTGGTTTGGTCATTATAGCTCAAGTCATTTCTCCAGAAGTTGGTAAATTGGGCATACCAGATTTTAACATTTGAATCCTCAGGCACTCCTTTTTCTTTGGAGTATAAATTGAATTTCACGTACCGATTATTACGTATCATAAAAAATGTTAGATAAGTAATCAGATATCTGCAATCAGCTTTAGCAATGAAGGACGAACTAAATAATAGGGTTTCAATGAGTTTGAATAAGTAGTAACCATGTGGTTGTGAACAAGTGGTTTACACAATACATACAAAGACATGATGTTAGGTACACCACTTCCAATACCACTGCatgttaaaaacttaaaattgtAGTTTTCAACTCCAGCGAAGCGTAACAAGCAGCGGGAAAATGAGGCTAATTTTGAAAGGGGGATCGTTCTCAAGCATCTTGTGTGCTGCTTCATGCCGACAGCCTTCCTTAGGAACTGGGTTCTTATTTCTTTTTCGAAACCTTTCTTTCCCTCAATCATGGGGAGCAAGCATCAACCCAATAACTCTGCATGAAACTTTCATCAAAAGCCTTTGGAATGTTTAAAACACAAGTTACCCAATTGAACCAAACTTgctgatttgatgggaaaaggaaaaaaaaaattaataaaaaaaaaaccctgaTAATCTTATCCCATTCCCATCAGATCCATGACCAAAAAAACCAAAGCTTAGAAAACGACTTCCACTTCTCTCATGGTGGGGGCTTAGCTGAAACAAAAGTGCTTCTCCAGCTCTAAAGCCTTGCATTTGTGAAACTCTGGCTTGCCATTAGAAGAAGAACCAAAGCCCTGTACATGCAAAAGACAGGTCGTTTCCAAAAAATTTCAGGTCATATCAGTCTTTGGATCCTTTCGGCAAGCTCTTCCTCTGTCATGATCCAAAGGGTTATGCCAACCACCAACCATTTTAAGGTGGCCTCTCCAGTCCAACCATATCTTTGTCGAACTCTTCTGCTGaaaaagagagaaatagagTGGAAGTTTAGTTTTAATCATATGGAACTAATTATGCAGTTGAAACATCCAAGTTAGTGATTTCACATCTAAACAAAAGTTGTCAACACACAAAACTATTCTCTTTTGGCATATTTGATATTCCAAAACACACAGCAACAATAATTAAAGTTATGTCTTTCAGGAAgcttgaaataaaaaataaagaaaagcactAAAAATCAACAGTAGAAGAGGAAGTACTGAATTCTATATCCTCTGGTGCAAGGAATTCCGAGTGAAAAACAGAGATATTAAATAAGCAACAAGGTCATTCACTCATTTTATTGCCTCAGTACGAGGATGTTGATTGAATAAGACCTGTAGATGAGCAAATAAGGACCGCAAGAGATATATCATCTCAGAGATTTTGAGTTAAACCCTTCCCATGATTTAATGATTCATCCACagataaaagaaaaagggtACGACTGCACACTTGAATCTAAAATTTCAGTTGGACCTTGGCATCATTTTGAAGATAAACGGTGCAACTTTTTCAGACAGAAAGTCAATTCCCTTTGTAGAGCTACTACTTCAACAATAATGCCAACATGGAAATGTTATTATGACAAGAGAATTACAGAACAAAGCACCTGGTGCAAAAAATGGCTCCTCCAGTTCAAAAGCAAGTGTTGCAGTCAGTCAAACCCTGTTCAGAAAGAACAGAAAATGGAAAACATCACAGAATTGCTTTATGCAATTTACAAACCAAACAAAGATAGCTACATACTCCATCTGTGGCGCAGATCATTACCAATATGTTCATGAGATTATAGTTAATTGGTTAATTAGCCAGAACTCTACTTTAAAGCAAAAGGAGGTAAAAGAGAAAAGGTGAGATTAGAGATTTGATAATAAAACAAAGGAGAAATAATAAAATCTTCCCCTTCACTAATATTATTTATGTCAAAGTACTTAGGTACAAAAATTTTACAACATTCTTCCTGTACTTTGCACAGCACCCTCTATCTTCACACACAAGAAGAATATCTTTTTCTGCAAACCCAAAAACTTCAAAATCATTGCTAGGGTGAAATAGGGCAGTGACTAAAATCAAATGAAGCTGTACAGTGCTAGAAATACAGATTCAATTCCTACTCCCCCAACCTTACTGCCCTAAAATCTTCTAGAGTAACTAAGCagataacaacaacaaaaaataagaaagaaTTCAATAAATCCTACAAATTTAAATTTCtacttgagaaaaaaaatatttgttacaCTGAGGATGTATCAAGAACATCATTTAACACATCATCCTCACCGTTTACTAGGGCAAGTAGCTCTGCGTCCTTATCTTCATCACAGGAAAAATCCCGTCTTTCAAGCTTGGAATGAGCTGCAATGAAGATCAACTTCTGTGCCTTGTCCATGCTCACCCTTGAGTGCCCATTTGCAGACACCCACCTCATTAAAGACCAACTGGATTTGAACCCACATGAAGTTGCATGAAGGAAAATGAGCCTAACTGCAACTTTCCCTAGTGACTTAAATTCAGTGAGGTATGTTTCCCACACAAGTCTACTGCTTTGTGGGTTAGTAATTCTCATCTTGCCTGAAACGGGATCCTTCTCCTTCATTTGTACAGCGCGAGCATATACGGGATCAAGCCCTTCTGTTCTCCACTTCATGAGTTCCATTAGTGCAATGTGAGCCTCCTCCCTTGATACAAGCCGGGTTATGAGCTTGTCCACATCCTTCTCTTGCTCCGGCGTCAACAATTTGAATGGTGGAAGATACTTTCCACTTATGTCCTTAATCAAATAAACTGGATCGAGTATAAATGCAGCAGCCCAAGCTGGATGGTAATTCTTCTTGAACCGCTTTTCGATTACCTTCTCCACGGGACCTTGATCAATGTGGAAACTTGAACACCAATCCTTCACTTTTGCTCTTAATTCATCCCAAAGTGGGAGGCATTTCCCAACCAGTGGCCTCTCTATCTCAATCTCTTGAGCCATGTCCTTGATAAGTTTAACCAAAGAATGCACCGCCTCCAATTCATTCCAAAACGCCACGTCCCCAATCATCTCAGCAACTTCTCTTGCCGTTTGGTCCTCCATTGATACCCCTTTATAAGATTCATCTAGCACGACCAACTGAAGTGCTCGCGCGGAGCTAAGAATATCCTCAACCATTACATACACTGGACCAAAGTTGAGCATTTCATAATCGCGCATCGATGGCACTCGTAATAAACCAGCATAACCACCCTCCTGGGATTGATACCTCTGAAAGCTAATCCTAACCTGAGACTTGTTATTCACAAAACTCGCGAGCTTGTAACAGTTTTCAGTAACAGCCCTGAACAACCGAAGCTCCTTACTGAAATCCTTAATCAAACTAGTAAAACCCTGAAACTGACAAGATAGATTAACCATCCAGTGATTCTGACTCTCTAAATTCCTCAATGCCTTGATCCTAAACCTGTCCGCTACTATTCCTACACATTGTTGCACAGCATTCCCACAAATGCTCGTAATCGTCTCCCACAGAACCTCCTCGGCGTACTTCCACGGCACAGAGCCGCCAACAAACACCGCCCTCCGGTACACACTAGTCCCATTGGGAAGATTCACAGTCAAATTGACAAGACTATCCTCACCTAAACCCCCAGCATTCTTGGACTTCCATCCGTCAGAGGCAATCTGGAAGAACATAGCGTCTCTAATTCTGGCTTCCGACTCGGCCTTCGCTTCCTCAAACTTAGCATCCAACCTCGACCCGGTGAACTCCCTCCGGGAAATCGCCGGCAAGCCCACCTGGTTAAGAAAAGCTCGGAACTTGGGATGCTCCAGGCTCGAAAATGAGACCGACCCACAAGACTCGTAGACCCAATCAGCAAGAAAATCAAGCGCACAATCGACTTGGCTCTTACACAGCGTCGGGCCAGGTGAGGTTTTGGGACTCTTGAGCTTCTTCACACTGTCCTCCAGCATCGCCAGAGCTCCCAAATCGTCTTTCCCGCCGGACAACATCAAATGCGGCTGCTGAGTCAGCACCGTCGTCGTCACCGCCGAAGCGTACGTCAGCTCGCCGCCGCAGAACCGCGTCGGATCGACTATACCCTGCGGTGGAACGCTGTACGACGGCGTCGGGGCGCTCCCGGAGGCCGCCGCAGAGGAGGAGCTCCGCTTCCGGGGGTTGTGGTGGGACGGCGGCGGCGGAGCGGAGTTGGGCAAAGAAGTCGATATTGGCGACGGAGACGAAATGGGTTTGGATGCGGAGCTGAAATTGGGGCAAGTCCCGCGCTTCAGGTGCTCCGACGCCGTGCGCGACGGGTTCGACGCCGAGAAAATGGCCTCGCAGAGAGCGCAGCGGAGCTTCACGGCCTTGGGTAGCCCGGTGTCGGTGTTGTGAACCAGAATGGGCTCTAGGTGGGCCCAGTACCAAGCCCCTTTGCCCTTTATGGCCTTGGTCCTCACCGTCACCAGCCCCTCGTAGCGTTTCGTCACGGCCTTGGCCGCCGCGTCGTCCGGCGACGGCGACGACGTGTCCACCGCGAGTTCCATCCCCACGGCCACCGTCTGCGTGGTGGTGTTAGTAGCCGCCATTCtcggagcaaaaaaaaaaaacaagaagaagcgGTCACGTTGGCGAAATTGTGGAGCTTTCCGGGGATTTCAATAAGGCGATACGACGGCGTATTGGTGGCATTCGGCCGGAGAAAGCCgcgggcttgggcttgggccggTCTCCATTACCCGACCCGGCGATCTGAACACTCtagctgcttcttcttcttcttctttggtggaCTGAGACTGACGGCTCGGGTTTCTGAGTTGAGCTGTGTTGGTTGTGAGAGTCTGGTTTGTTTTTTCAGAGAAAAAAATAGGGAcagaagtgagagagagagagatggttaTGTAGGTAGGCCTTTCAGTGGGAGTCAGTAGTAGTCCACGCACCTGCACGCGCCACCGTTGAGAGAGTGGGGAGACACGGCCTGGTTTTGTTGATGGAATTGGAAACTACGACCGTGGTGGTCACCGTGAGGTAATATTAATAATGCCACTACTCAACAGTCTCGCACGGACGGAAACAGTTCCTCCTGACATCGCTCATCACCCGCTCCTCATTGGAGCGTGAGGCGCACGTGACTTTAAAGGTGAGGGGGGAGGGAGGGGGGTGGGGGGTTTTGGGCCATGGTGAAGGGTTTTGGtgctttcttcattttttttttccacacttttctttttttatgtgTTGTGGGGAAGGGCTTGGTTtgtcttcttctctctttttcttttctttatgcaCTGGTTTCGTACATAttcaatattttattatttacgTTTGaaattaattattcaaaatgggggaagatttttttttggtgctaGGGCTTGCATTTGTGACTTGTTGTTCATGTGGGTATTTATGGAAGGGGAGGGGGATGGGGACATAAAAGGGCAACCTAGGAattcaatgaattctttttggtGTGGGGGAGGGGGACCAAGTGTTGACCAAGACAAAGAAAGAGAATTGGCTTGAAAAAGTTCACCACCAAATGCACCTCTGCTCTGCAATCCAAGCCTGAATTATGAATGagtcttttttattattattattatctggATGTGATAGGCAATATAGTCATACTTTATTtccattaatttatttttttccctagAAAATTTTAGAACTTTGTGTAATTTGTAGAGGGAGTAGAGTTGGTAGGTAGCTGTCATTCATTGCCCAAGTATGAGAGTGCTGATCTTGACAAAATTTCTACTCATTTCTTTACTGATTTTTATTATTCCATTCGTTGGTTAATTGTTTTCTTACCGGGTGAAGATAGGTAACTTGAGATAAAACTAGCTGCTCTAGTGTTTTTAACCAAATCGGTTACTTATTTCTTATGTTATTGGATGATTAAATATTTCTTTGCCAACAAATTTGTCATTTAAATTATTAGAGTATTGATCATAATGAGTGATTATTAGAGTATTGATCATAATGAGGTATGTATTAGCGAATTATTCTTAATTTTCTTTGGCGAATCTTTTATTATTTAattatatttaaataattacGATTTGGTTCATTTTGACAAATTATGTGTCTATAGATGTATTTGAATTACCTATAgaataaataattttaaataCAAAATTACAAACATACTGAAtcaaacatttttcaaatgaaAGAGGAGGCCAATGCTCAATCCCCTAGAAGGGTTGGGTATAGTACAACGATGGGTTTGCCCTGCTGTGGGCTGGTGCAACATTACTCTGGACGGTGTTTTATCTTTTATGAGGTTGCTAGATTTGGGGGGATTGGTGTGTTAACTAGATATCATGAGGGTCCTTCCTTATGGGATGTTCCTTTATTGTTCAGCATGTTTACGACCGTGGTCAAGTCGAACTATAGAAGCTTTAGCAGGGAAATCTGCTGGTCAATTCGCTATTGAGCATGGTGTTGAGGTTGTCCGATTTGAATCAGACTGCCTTCATTTGGTACGGGTTCTATCTTCCACTGATTCACATAAGTCACGTTTAGACTCCATCTATGAGGGCATTGGCTGACACTTCCAAGTGATTCCAAGATCCTTGTTCCATCATATTTGTAGGGAGATTAATGAAGTGGCTCACCGGttagctaaatgtgttttacatATCCATTCAATCTTTACTTTATTACACAGCTTCCCAGATCTTTGGgtacgtttacttacttggaatgggacGGAAcgattacggagtaaaaatattcctgcgtttactaacacataaataaatcggaatgattccagaTAAAAatattcatgcgtttactaacacatgaaagaATCGGAATTTGTGTAGGTCCtacctccttatcaggaatc encodes the following:
- the LOC133743247 gene encoding uncharacterized protein LOC133743247 isoform X2; this translates as MAATNTTTQTVAVGMELAVDTSSPSPDDAAAKAVTKRYEGLVTVRTKAIKGKGAWYWAHLEPILVHNTDTGLPKAVKLRCALCEAIFSASNPSRTASEHLKRGTCPNFSSASKPISSPSPISTSLPNSAPPPPSHHNPRKRSSSSAAASGSAPTPSYSVPPQGIVDPTRFCGGELTYASAVTTTVLTQQPHLMLSGGKDDLGALAMLEDSVKKLKSPKTSPGPTLCKSQVDCALDFLADWVYESCGSVSFSSLEHPKFRAFLNQVGLPAISRREFTGSRLDAKFEEAKAESEARIRDAMFFQIASDGWKSKNAGGLGEDSLVNLTVNLPNGTSVYRRAVFVGGSVPWKYAEEVLWETITSICGNAVQQCVGIVADRFRIKALRNLESQNHWMVNLSCQFQGFTSLIKDFSKELRLFRAVTENCYKLASFVNNKSQVRISFQRYQSQEGGYAGLLRVPSMRDYEMLNFGPVYVMVEDILSSARALQLVVLDESYKGVSMEDQTAREVAEMIGDVAFWNELEAVHSLVKLIKDMAQEIEIERPLVGKCLPLWDELRAKVKDWCSSFHIDQGPVEKVIEKRFKKNYHPAWAAAFILDPVYLIKDISGKYLPPFKLLTPEQEKDVDKLITRLVSREEAHIALMELMKWRTEGLDPVYARAVQMKEKDPVSGKMRITNPQSSRLVWETYLTEFKSLGKVAVRLIFLHATSCGFKSSWSLMRWVSANGHSRVSMDKAQKLIFIAAHSKLERRDFSCDEDKDAELLALVNGFD
- the LOC133743247 gene encoding uncharacterized protein LOC133743247 isoform X1, which produces MAATNTTTQTVAVGMELAVDTSSPSPDDAAAKAVTKRYEGLVTVRTKAIKGKGAWYWAHLEPILVHNTDTGLPKAVKLRCALCEAIFSASNPSRTASEHLKRGTCPNFSSASKPISSPSPISTSLPNSAPPPPSHHNPRKRSSSSAAASGSAPTPSYSVPPQGIVDPTRFCGGELTYASAVTTTVLTQQPHLMLSGGKDDLGALAMLEDSVKKLKSPKTSPGPTLCKSQVDCALDFLADWVYESCGSVSFSSLEHPKFRAFLNQVGLPAISRREFTGSRLDAKFEEAKAESEARIRDAMFFQIASDGWKSKNAGGLGEDSLVNLTVNLPNGTSVYRRAVFVGGSVPWKYAEEVLWETITSICGNAVQQCVGIVADRFRIKALRNLESQNHWMVNLSCQFQGFTSLIKDFSKELRLFRAVTENCYKLASFVNNKSQVRISFQRYQSQEGGYAGLLRVPSMRDYEMLNFGPVYVMVEDILSSARALQLVVLDESYKGVSMEDQTAREVAEMIGDVAFWNELEAVHSLVKLIKDMAQEIEIERPLVGKCLPLWDELRAKVKDWCSSFHIDQGPVEKVIEKRFKKNYHPAWAAAFILDPVYLIKDISGKYLPPFKLLTPEQEKDVDKLITRLVSREEAHIALMELMKWRTEGLDPVYARAVQMKEKDPVSGKMRITNPQSSRLVWETYLTEFKSLGKVAVRLIFLHATSCGFKSSWSLMRWVSANGHSRVSMDKAQKLIFIAAHSKLERRDFSCDEDKDAELLALVNGEDDVLNDVLDTSSV